A DNA window from Centropristis striata isolate RG_2023a ecotype Rhode Island chromosome 10, C.striata_1.0, whole genome shotgun sequence contains the following coding sequences:
- the mmadhcb gene encoding metabolism of cobalamin associated Db has protein sequence MARVLCSKARLVSYLPGLHVLVHRVAGPRAFSAAGSSGSDEPQVAITSSDMGLQTVWPEESMGPFGPQDQRFQLPGNVGFDNHLAGLADPKKSLALKLLPDVLSSPSSSERHELILAQFITDFFEGEDSASPQNVNKAEQYFHNSSLECAIQSCPELLKKDFQSMFPEAPSSGMMVVTVTQKTQNDMTAWCAEVEQEREQMLDQFVVGAKEICCALQSEGFWADFIDPSSGLAFFGSYTNNTLFETDDRYRHLGFQIEDLGCCRVIRHPLWGTHVFVGTIFTSAPPNSLIMQKLQGS, from the exons ATGGCCAGG gtGCTGTGTAGCAAAGCCAGGCTGGTCAGTTACCTCCCAGGCCTCCATGTGTTGGTGCATCGTGTGGCTGGACCCAGAGccttctctgctgctggatCCTCAGGCTCTGATGAGCCCCAAGTAGCCATCACTTCCTCTGACATGG GACTGCAAACTGTGTGGCCTGAAGAGAGCATGGGACCTTTTGGACCCCAGGACCAGCGCTTCCAACTGCCCGGTAATGTGGGTTTTGACAACCACCTGGCAGGATTAGCAGATCCGAAGAAGAGCCTGGCACTCAAGCTGCTCCCTGACGTGCTGTCATCCCCTTCCAGCAGTGAGAGACATGAGTTAATTCTGGCCCAGTTCATCACAGACTTCTTT gagGGAGAGGACTCCGCCTCGCCTCAGAATGTCAATAAAGCTGAACAGTACTTTCATAACTCCAGTCTGGAGTGTGCCATCCAGTCCTGCCCTGAACTACTAAAGAAAG ATTTCCAGTCCATGTTTCCTGAGGCTCCATCCTCTGGAATGATGGTGGTCACAGTGACCCAAAAGACCCAGAACGATATGACGGCATGGTGTGCTGAGGTGGAACAGGAGAGAGAGCAGATGCTTGACCAG tttgttgttgGAGCGAAGGAGATCTGTTGTGCTCTACAGAGTGAAGGATTCTGGGCTGACTTCATCGACCCATCCTCAGGACTGGCG TTCTTTGGCTCTTACACCAACAACACCCTGTTTGAGACAGATGACCGCTACCGTCACCTGGGCTTTCAGATCGAGGACCTGGGCTGCTGCAGAGTTATCCGACATCCTCTTTGGGGAACACATGTTTTTGTGGGAACAATATTCACCAGCGCACCACCCAACAGCCTTATTATGCAGAAGTTGCAGGGCAGCTGA